A region from the Oligoflexus sp. genome encodes:
- a CDS encoding (2Fe-2S)-binding protein — MAAYDLNINGQTVKVDAEAEMPVLWALRDLVGLTGTKYGCGMAQCGACTVLVDGEPLRSCVTPISAVAGRKITTIEGLEGKVGAALQNAWQELSVPQCGYCQSGQILAATALLTQKPKPSDQDIDTAMAGNICRCGTYADIRRAIHKAA, encoded by the coding sequence ATGGCAGCCTATGATTTAAACATCAATGGCCAAACCGTGAAGGTGGACGCCGAGGCCGAGATGCCTGTGCTCTGGGCCCTGCGTGATCTGGTTGGACTCACCGGCACCAAATACGGCTGCGGCATGGCCCAGTGTGGAGCGTGTACCGTACTCGTCGATGGTGAACCCCTGCGCAGCTGTGTAACGCCGATCAGCGCCGTCGCTGGTCGTAAGATCACGACGATCGAAGGTCTGGAAGGCAAGGTCGGGGCTGCCCTTCAGAATGCCTGGCAGGAATTGAGCGTGCCTCAATGCGGCTACTGTCAATCGGGGCAGATTCTGGCTGCAACCGCGCTGCTGACGCAAAAACCCAAACCCAGCGATCAGGATATCGATACGGCGATGGCCGGAAATATCTGCCGCTGCGGAACCTATGCTGACATTCGCCGCGCCATTCATAAGGCCGCGG